Proteins encoded together in one Oncorhynchus nerka isolate Pitt River linkage group LG19, Oner_Uvic_2.0, whole genome shotgun sequence window:
- the LOC115101409 gene encoding lipase member H-like produces MMIFWWFLALLLGSVEIYRAHECDVFTYLDLYHAIIGTSLYVKLLLYTRANLTCGQELSHHNLSAQPQFNLTKPTTFVVHGYRPTGAPPNWLNNIIEQLLARGDMNVLVVDWNRGAANINYLKVVTYSRDTADNLTAFIRNMQENGASLSSIHMIGLSLGAHITGFVGAKFNGKIGRITAVDPAGPQFNGKPPEDRLDPTDAQFVDVVHTDMDAFGFRKPLGHIDFYANGGADQPGCPLTILSGSGYFKCDHQRSVLLYLGSLNRTCNIRAFPCTSYTDFLDGLCMDCDQFKPAGCPVFGYDIIEWKESLVPLQQTKAFFTTNKQTPYCKTSYWVDIVTWNHDTRWGYITIKLHNGSEVTEATINHKASSFKKYSETRLLAQFEKDLQKVHKISIKFSRVNAFKPKYKLRVLRIRLTHLERKDRPLCRYDILVEDNREVTFRSIPCEESNF; encoded by the exons ATGATGATCTTTTGGTGGTTCCTGGCACTGCTGCTGGGATCTGTTGAAATATATAGAG CCCATGAATGTGATGTGTTCACTTATCTGGACCTTTATCACGCTATCATTGGAACCAGTCTGTATGTGAAGCTGTTGCTGTACACCAGAGCTAATCTGACCTGTGGTCAGGAGCTGTCCCACCATAACCTGTCAGCCCAGCCCCAGTTCAACCTCACCAAGCCCACCACTTTTGTCGTTCATGGCTACCGTCCTACGGGCGCTCCGCCCAACTGGTTGAATAACATCATAGAGCAGCTGTTGGCCCGCGGAGACATGAATGTCCTGGTGGTGGACTGGAACCGCGGAGCTGCCAATATCAACTACCTGAAAGTTGTGACCTACTCACGAGATACAGCGGACAACCTCACTGCCTTCATTCGAAACATGCAG GAGAATGGTGCCTCTCTTAGTTCCATCCATATGATTGGGCTCAGTCTAGGAGCTCACATCACAGGCTTTGTTGGAGCCAAGTTTAATGGCAAAATTGGGAGGATCACAG CTGTAGATCCAGCGGGGCCTCAGTTCAACGGGAAACCCCCTGAGGATCGTCTGGACCCTACAGATGCACAGTTTGTAGACGTTGTGCACACAGACATGGACG CATTTGGTTTCAGGAAGCCTTTGGGCCACATTGATTTCTATGCTAACGGTGGAGCCGACCAGCCTGGCTGTCCACTGACCATCTTATCAG GATCTGGATATTTTAAGTGTGACCACCAGAGATCAGTGCTCCTCTATCTGGGTTCCCTGAACCGGACCTGTAACATCAGAGCTTTCCCCTGCACCTCCTATACTGACTTCCTGGACGGACTTTGCATGGATTGTGATCAATTCAAACCTGCCGGATGCCCTGTATTTG GTTATGACATCATAGAGTGGAAGGAGTCTCTGGTTCCTCTGCAGCAAACCAAGGCTTTCTTCACCACCAATAAACAGACACCATACTGCA agacgAGCTATTGGGTGGACATTGTAACATGGAACCATGATACTCGCTGGGGCTACATCACCATAAAACTACACAATGGTAGTGAGGTGACAGAGGCAACAATAAACCA TAAAGCATCCAGTTTTAAAAAGTACTCAGAGACCCGATTACTGGCCCAGTTTGAAAAAGACCTTCAGAAAGTCCACAAGATCTCAATCAAATTCTCCAGGGTGAATGCATTTAAACCTAAGTACAAACTACGGGTGCTCCGCATCCGTCTCACACACCTGGAGCGCAAAGACAG